The proteins below are encoded in one region of Candidatus Cloacimonadota bacterium:
- a CDS encoding iron-containing alcohol dehydrogenase, with protein sequence MDSFSFHNPTRIHFGAGMIERIGPELKEAGARKCLLVAGGGSIRANGVHQQVCDSLRASQIDWTEAWGVQANPTLDKVRELIALAQAEQVDAILAVGGGSVIDSAKATAAGFHLQDVWNAFSGRERINKALPVFTVLTLSATGSEMNGNAVITNTEEKKKWSISSPLLYPRVSIIDPAAQTSLPWRQTVNGALDATAHILEYFFMDGPAQTTRAIDAALLKTITTATNRLQQDPADLAARSSLAWSATLALNGISGAGLQGGDWACHSIEHAFSVLDPRIAHGEGLGVIFPAWIEYVSEKQPARFEYWAQNVHGADSVSRALRRFRDQIEAWGSATSLRDLGFHENQLSQLRDIILLSRGVGRIVKFSAADIEALLMLAF encoded by the coding sequence ATGGATTCCTTCAGTTTTCACAACCCCACCCGGATCCATTTTGGAGCGGGGATGATAGAGCGGATCGGGCCGGAGCTCAAAGAGGCCGGCGCGCGCAAGTGCCTGCTGGTTGCCGGCGGTGGCTCCATTCGTGCCAACGGAGTGCATCAGCAGGTTTGTGACAGCCTCCGGGCCAGCCAGATCGACTGGACCGAAGCCTGGGGCGTGCAGGCCAATCCCACTTTGGACAAGGTGCGCGAACTCATCGCCCTGGCCCAAGCCGAACAGGTGGACGCCATTCTGGCCGTGGGTGGAGGCAGCGTGATCGACAGCGCCAAAGCCACCGCGGCGGGTTTCCACCTGCAGGATGTCTGGAACGCCTTTTCCGGCCGGGAAAGAATAAACAAGGCCCTGCCCGTTTTCACCGTGCTCACCCTTTCCGCCACCGGCAGCGAGATGAACGGCAACGCCGTGATCACCAATACCGAAGAAAAAAAGAAATGGAGCATCAGCTCGCCGCTGCTCTATCCGCGCGTATCCATAATCGATCCAGCCGCGCAGACAAGCCTGCCCTGGCGCCAGACGGTGAACGGCGCCCTGGACGCCACCGCGCACATTCTGGAATACTTTTTCATGGACGGGCCCGCGCAAACCACCCGCGCCATCGACGCGGCCCTGCTGAAGACCATCACCACCGCCACCAACCGGCTGCAACAGGACCCTGCCGACCTCGCGGCCCGTTCCAGCCTGGCCTGGAGCGCCACCCTGGCGCTCAACGGCATCAGCGGCGCCGGCCTGCAGGGGGGCGATTGGGCCTGCCACAGCATCGAGCACGCTTTTTCCGTGCTGGACCCCCGTATCGCCCACGGCGAGGGCCTTGGCGTGATCTTTCCCGCCTGGATCGAGTATGTGAGCGAAAAACAGCCCGCCCGCTTTGAATACTGGGCCCAAAACGTGCACGGAGCCGACAGCGTGTCCCGCGCCCTGCGCCGCTTTCGCGACCAGATCGAAGCCTGGGGCTCCGCCACCAGCCTGCGCGACCTTGGCTTCCACGAAAACCAGCTTTCCCAGCTACGCGACATCATCCTGCTTTCACGCGGGGTGGGCAGGATCGTGAAATTCAGCGCCGCGGACATCGAAGCCCTGCTGATGCTGGCCTTTTAA
- a CDS encoding pyridoxamine 5'-phosphate oxidase family protein codes for MNISILDTLKPTQMVHLATCAGNEPRLRPMTLIAKGRRLFLATGSTDNKSAQIAANPNAEFCLYYSAEAGSGYLRGRGRLLRVDDLRREIADFAPFIYAYWKDAADPDFRLYELELRQLRYLQPGKMHEEVLEL; via the coding sequence ATGAACATCAGCATCCTCGACACCCTGAAACCCACGCAGATGGTCCACCTGGCCACCTGCGCAGGCAACGAGCCGCGCCTGCGGCCCATGACCCTGATCGCCAAAGGGCGCCGGCTCTTTCTGGCCACCGGTTCCACGGACAACAAGAGCGCCCAGATCGCCGCCAACCCCAACGCGGAATTCTGCCTGTATTACTCTGCGGAAGCCGGTTCCGGCTACTTGCGGGGCCGGGGCAGGTTGCTCCGGGTGGACGATCTCAGGCGGGAGATAGCGGATTTCGCGCCCTTCATCTACGCTTACTGGAAGGATGCCGCCGACCCGGATTTCCGCCTTTACGAACTGGAACTTCGCCAGCTGCGCTATCTGCAGCCCGGCAAAATGCACGAGGAAGTTCTGGAACTCTGA